The proteins below come from a single Lasioglossum baleicum chromosome 20, iyLasBale1, whole genome shotgun sequence genomic window:
- the LOC143218889 gene encoding uncharacterized protein LOC143218889 has translation MDALKSLVAERGTVKVRLTIFRKFVESADVSADIVAFEKRVRANEGIYGKFDAVQSQIEAAVIDTPHQEAQFAKREQFEASYFRTVSGAEARLMTARGNSAPGPSSANSATPESSDSPPSTRLPIIKLPSFDGDVGKWIRFRDTFNSSVNNSEKLTDIDRFNYLVASLSGPAARAIESYSVSAANYKLAWARLKERYNDPKALIAHHIKSLLEIKPIKGSNGTALGELIDTVVNNLRALESLLKPQEILDAIISACLAKGLDSDSLDEWDKRAMETRAMPSLKAFTAFLEKRAQYLIRKNANRLSGSGISVDRPKTSKPRDGPNRDYVAAAHVASKLSKCVLCNGDHTLQYCAKWLAMPFSERHDTVKRSYLCFNCLSPGHSIKACTRGKCRKCSRKHHTLLHREDAGINDMEENEESPVSSTSHVVHSGIANSAEVGSECTVLSTALVYVIDSKGNNHKCRALLDVGSQANFVSREFFDRIALPRRAVETMVGGLGRVRNPIRSTAQLRIASSRADFKANLSCLVIEKITEEMPNVPLNKVSVPIPAGVVPADPDFYTSGRVDLLIGACLFWDLLCVGQIKVGLGNLMWQKTRLGWVLGGSMPWANRHLDGKKLRACHVVTNAQLEKSVSRFWEVEEIGNIGAIKHNDPCEQHFKKHTTRDKKGHFVVSIPFNERVHELGESRTQAERRLLNLERKFRRNPDLEKQYKDFLREYIELGYMTKLETKDASRVENSFHLPHHAVLKEDSTTTNLRVVFDGSAKTSTGVSLNDTQIAGLPVQDDLFSILIRFRSHKIVLSADIAKMYRQVVVREQDRRYQGILWRFSEDEDIGTYSLNTVTYGTASASYLATRVLQQVGKDCARSAPSVSKAILRDFYVDDLQLAASVLREPLVIELIARYSCYSKLLRIVTYIFRFIGNTRPQRGSRDSQSNHRRPPSVIELASAERVVIKTTQERFFSKEMRQLKAGRSVGRDSSLLSLHPILDDHGIIRVGGRLQNAPMAFDQKHPIIVPKSGPLATLLIRREHLRLLHAGFQQTFASLHSTYWLVSGRRVTRKVLINCIKRFRSSPHGTQPRIGNLPADRVTPARAFATCGVDYAGPFLIVELGRARTARKAYICLFVCMVTKAVHIELAVDLTTDAFLNCLNRFISRRGRCQAIYSDNGTNFVGSRNELKELGILLSSRQHHDRILEVLAQEGIEWHFIPPRAPHFGGLWERGVRSIKTHMKRVIGEQKLTFEEMYTMLTQIEPCLNSRPLHPLSSDPSDLNPLTPGHFLVGEALTALPQADLAQITQNRLSRFQILQQMIQHFWKRWQRDYLHGLQQRQRWKSDSPDAPTLGAMVLIKEDNLPPMKWALGRILELHLGQDSVTRVVSIRTATGVIKRPVAKICLLPIAEEHLDTESA, from the coding sequence ATGGATGCGTTAAAATCATTAGTTGCTGAGCGCGGAACTGTGAAAGTCCGTCTCACTATATTTAGAAAATTTGTAGAGTCAGCGGACGTTAGTGCGGACATAGTTGCATTTGAGAAACGCGTTCGCGCAAACGAAGGTATCTACGGGAAGTTCGATGCAGTACAATCACAGATAGAAGCCGCTGTCATAGACACGCCGCATCAGGAAGCGCAGTTCGCGAAGCGCGAGCAGTTTGAGGCGAGCTATTTCCGCACGGTTTCTGGGGCCGAGGCTCGGCTGATGACGGCTCGCGGTAATTCGGCCCCTGGCCCATCGTCGGCTAATAGCGCCACACCGGAGTCGTCCGATTCGCCTCCCTCGACGCGCCTACCGATCATAAAACTGCCAAGTTTTGATGGGGATGTAGGCAAATGGATTCGTTTTAGGGACACGTTTAACTCTTCAGTAAATAACTCGGAAAAGCTAACGGACATCGATCGGTTCAATTATTTAGTGGCGTCACTATCGGGTCCGGCTGCGCGAGCAATAGAGTCTTACAGCGTATCAGCAGCAAATTATAAATTAGCTTGGGCGCGATTAAAGGAACGCTATAACGATCCAAAGGCATTAATCGCTCACCACATAAAATCATTGTTAGAAATTAAGCCAATTAAGGGATCAAACGGCACAGCACTTGGCGAGCTCATAGATACAGTTGTGAACAATTTACGCGCTCTCGAATCTCTGCTAAAACCGCAGGAAATATTAGATGCGATCATCAGCGCCTGTTTAGCGAAGGGTTTGGATAGCGACTCCCTCGATGAATGGGACAAGCGCGCGATGGAGACGCGTGCAATGCCAAGTCTTAAAGCATTCACGGCATTTTTAGAAAAAAGGGCGCAGTATCTTATACGAAAGAACGCAAATAGGCTGTCCGGTAGCGGCATCTCGGTCGATCGTCCGAAAACTAGCAAACCACGCGATGGACCAAATAGAGATTACGTAGCAGCAGCTCATGTCGCTAGCAAACTTAGTAAATGCGTGCTATGCAACGGAGACCATACGCTGCAATACTGTGCGAAATGGCTAGCCATGCCCTTTTCGGAAAGGCATGACACAGTGAAACGCTCATACTTGTGTTTCAATTGTCTGTCCCCGGGACATAGTATCAAGGCATGCACCCGCGGGAAATGTCGTAAATGTAGTAGAAAGCATCATACCTTGTTGCATAGAGAGGACGCGGGCATCAATGATATGGAAGAAAATGAAGAAAGCCCCGTGTCGAGTACTTCTCACGTGGTGCACTCGGGCATCGCAAATTCAGCCGAGGTCGGCTCCGAATGTACCGTACTTTCGACCGCGTTAGTCTACGTAATAGATAGCAAGGGAAACAACCACAAATGTCGCGCGTTATTAGATGTAGGGTCTCAGGCAAATTTTGTTAGCCGGGAATTTTTCGATCGAATTGCACTACCTCGTCGGGCCGTCGAAACAATGGTCGGTGGTTTGGGACGAGTTAGAAACCCGATTCGATCCACAGCGCAGCTTCGCATCGCGTCTAGTCGTGCCGATTTTAAGGCTAATTTGTCGTGTCTCGTAATCGAGAAAATTACCGAAGAAATGCCGAATGTTCCTTTGAACAAAGTTAGCGTTCCGATACCTGCCGGAGTAGTTCCCGCGGACCCTGACTTTTACACATCGGGTCGGGTCGATTTGTTGATTGGCGCATGCCTATTTTGGGACCTTCTATGCGTTGGTCAGATAAAGGTCGGATTAGGAAATTTGATGTGGCAAAAAACGCGACTCGGTTGGGTGTTAGGTGGCAGCATGCCGTGGGCAAATCGACATTTAGACGGCAAGAAGCTTCGCGCTTGTCACGTGGTAACGAACGCTCAGCTCGAGAAAAGCGTATCGCGGTTCTGGGAGGTAGAGGAGATAGGAAACATCGGCGCCATAAAACACAATGATCCGTGCGAACAGCATTTTAAGAAACATACTACGCGCGACAAAAAAGGGCATTTCGTGGTTAGTATACCGTTCAACGAGCGAGTTCATGAATTGGGCGAGTCTCGCACTCAAGCAGAACGGCGCTTATTAAATTTAGAGCGGAAGTTTAGGCGGAACCCCGATCTAGAGAAACAATACAAAGACTTCCTTCGGGAATATATAGAGTTGGGTTACATGACCAAATTAGAAACGAAGGATGCATCTCGGGTCGAAAATAGTTTTCATCTACCTCATCATGCGGTACTAAAGGAAGATAGCACGACCACCAATCTTCGCGTAGTTTTTGATGGGTCAGCGAAGACATCCACGGGCGTTTCCCTAAACGATACGCAGATCGCAGGTTTACCGGTACAGGATGATCTTTTTAGTATATTGATTAGATTTAGAAGTCATAAAATTGTTCTGTCGGCTGACATCGCCAAAATGTATAGGCAGGTCGTAGTACGCGAACAGGATCGCAGGTATCAGGGGATCCTTTGGCGTTTTAGTGAGGACGAGGATATAGGCACCTATTCACTAAATACCGTAACTTATGGCACGGCCTCGGCTTCATACCTGGCAACACGGGTTTTGCAGCAGGTAGGCAAGGATTGTGCGCGGTCAGCCCCTTCCGTCAGTAAAGCAATTTTAAGGGATTTTTATGTCGATGACTTACAATTAGCCGCGTCGGTTCTCCGCGAACCGCTAGTAATAGAGTTAATCGCGCGGTATTCATGTTACAGTAAGTTGCTTCGGATTGTAACATACATTTTTAGATTTATCGGTAACACTCGACCGCAGCGAGGTAGTAGAGATTCGCAGAGCAATCATCGCCGTCCTCCATCCGTAATTGAGCTCGCATCGGCTGAGCGAGTAGTGATTAAAACCACTCAAGAGCGCTTTTTTAGCAAGGAGATGCGGCAATTGAAGGCAGGACGGTCTGTAGGTAGAGATAGCTCGCTGCTTTCCCTGCACCCAATCCTTGACGATCACGGGATCATCAGGGTGGGCGGGCGTCTCCAGAACGCTCCGATGGCCTTTGATCAGAAGCATCCGATCATTGTACCGAAGTCGGGTCCGTTAGCAACCTTGTTAATACGACGAGAGCATTTGAGATTGTTGCATGCTGGTTTTCAGCAAACATTCGCGTCCCTACATTCGACATACTGGTTAGTATCCGGTAGACGCGTCACTCGGAAGGTGTTGATAAACTGCATAAAACGTTTTCGGTCAAGCCCTCATGGTACGCAACCTCGGATAGGCAACTTACCAGCGGATCGCGTCACTCCTGCTCGCGCTTTCGCTACTTGTGGCGTGGACTATGCCGGGCCTTTTCTTATCGTTGAGCTCGGACGAGCCCGTACTGCTAGAAAGGCCTACATTTGTTTATTTGTATGCATGGTCACAAAGGcggtacatattgaacttgccGTCGACTTGACTACCGACGCGTTTCTAAATTGCCTGAATCGATTCATTTCACGCCGTGGTAGGTGTCAGGCTATATATTCGGATAACGGCACGAATTTTGTCGGTTCGCGAAACGAATTAAAGGAGCTAGGAATCTTGTTATCCTCTCGGCAACACCACGATAGAATCTTAGAAGTATTGGCCCAAGAAGGCATAGAGTGGCATTTTATCCCTCCGCGTGCTCCGCATTTTGGCGGGTTATGGGAACGAGGCGTTCGTTCAATTAAAACGCATATGAAACGTGTCATCGGAGAGCAGAAGCTCACATTCGAAGAAATGTACACGATGTTGACACAAATAGAACCATGTCTCAATTCCCGTCCACTCCATCCTTTGTCCTCAGATCCCTCTGATCTGAATCCACTGACGCCTGGTCATTTCCTGGTGGGAGAAGCGTTGACGGCGCTTCCACAGGCCGATTTGGCCCAGATCACTCAAAATCGACTTAGTAGATTTCAGATACTGCAACAGATGATCCAGCATTTTTGGAAGAGATGGCAGCGAGATTATCTTCACGGGTTGCAGCAGCGTCAAAGATGGAAGTCCGACTCTCCCGATGCTCCAACTCTCGGAGCAATGGTCCTGATCAAAGAGGACAATCTTCCCCCAATGAAGTGGGCATTGGGTCGAATTCTGGAGCTGCATCTAGGCCAAGATAGTGTGACGAGGGTGGTCTCCATTCGCACCGCAACCGGGGTCATCAAGAGACCAGTTGCGAAGATATGTTTACTGCCTATCGCGGAAGAACATTTAGATACCGAATCCGCGTAG
- the LOC143218890 gene encoding LOW QUALITY PROTEIN: uncharacterized protein LOC143218890 (The sequence of the model RefSeq protein was modified relative to this genomic sequence to represent the inferred CDS: substituted 1 base at 1 genomic stop codon), producing the protein MEEIHKIEHDLWDQSYSLRLQEEYLVWEERCSECLELLKEHNRAKRPRLSIGIQQSLIASIAALDSLKYSLRRRFIHEGAGHTSTGLIWHDIDSAFKGRILTGAVINSNYIEPLSFLQDAREIVLEKIRNALGKHKSLKVNAVFNGEFVTGDQRSRKSVGTKNCEIVYATDLEEMYELCIVGPILTSLEEFQERDNGXALPRILNLTVGINKFIPLYAGCQINIPREIALKKATINVHSKDNACFAWSVMAALYPATANSNRQSSYPEYTNVLNFEDIEFPMLLNQITRFEKLNDISINVYGFEDIFEKKKRVKSFFPLRITNQKRNRHVNLLYIQDQTDSIVGHYVWIKNLSRLVSAQLSKNAHMKFICDRCLHYFPSNERLRAHERDCAELNRCAIVLPTEDDKWLSFGNYMWKEPLPFVVYADLECTLEKMEDCGEGKLQSHRVFSIAYYVHCSYDASLSVYRCRRDEKCVSWFVGELENLAYIVKCALSSNVPMKQLTNEQCEAFINAAHCHICEKPFEGNDIRKSLMHLRVMSTYYL; encoded by the exons aTGGAAGAAATTCATAAAATTGAACACGATTTGTGGGACCAATCTTATAGCTTAAGATTGCAGGAAGAATACCTTGTCTGGGAGGAAAGATGCAGCGAATGCCTCGAGTTGCTTAAAGAACATAATCGAGCAAAACGTCCTCGATTATCGATCGGTATTCAACAGTCATTGATCGCCAGTATCGCCGCTCTTGACagtttaaaatattctttacgaagacgtttcatacatgaaggtgcTGGACATACAAGCACAGGACTCATATGGCATGACATAGACTCGGCTTTCAAGGGTCGCATATTAACAGGTGCCGTtatcaattccaattacattgaACCTCTCAGCTTCCTCCAGGACGCGAGGGAAATTGTGCTTGAAAAAATACGGAACGCTTTGGGAAAACATAAGTCTTTAAAAGTGAACGCTGTGTTTAATGGTGAATTTGTGACAGGTGATCAACGCTCGCGCAAAAGTGTTGGCACAAAGAACTGTGAAATCGTTTACGCAACCGACCTCGAAGAGATGTACGAGCTGTGCATCGTAGGGCCGATCCTAACATCGTTGGAAGAATTTCAGGAACGTGATAACGGATAGGCATTGCCGCGAATACTCAATCTTACAGTTGGTATCAACAAATTTATCCCACTGTATGCAGGGTGTCAGATCAACATACCGAGAGAAATAGCGTTGAAGAAAGCTACAATTAATGTTCACTCCAAAGACAATGCATGCTTTGCATGGTCGGTGATGGCAGCTCTGTATCCAGCGACTGCTAACAGTAACCGTCAAAGTTCGTACCCGGAATACACAAATGTTTTAAACTTTGAAGACATCGAGTTTCCCATGCTGTTGAATCAAATTACCCGGTTCGAAAAGTTGAATGATATTTCGATCAATGTGTATGGTTTTGAAGACATCTTCGAGAAGAAAAAAAgggtaaaatcattttttccacTTCGTATCACCAATCAGAAGAGGAATCGACACGTCAACTTGCTGTACATACAAGACCAGACCGATAGTATTGTGGGGCATTATGTGTGGATTAAGAACCTATCACGACTCGTTAGCGCACAGTTGAGCAAAAACGCTCATATGAAATTCATCTGTGATCG gtGTTTGCATTACTTTCCTTCCAACGAAAGATTGCGAGCCCATGAACGAGACTGTGCAGAACTGAATCGCTGTGCCATTGTATTACCTACCGAGGACGACAAATGGCTCTCCTTCGGTAACTATATGTGGAAAGAACCGCTTCCATTTGTGGTGTACGCAGACCTAGAATGTACTCTGGAGAAAATGGAAGATTGCGGGGAGGGGAAACTTCAATCACATAGAGTATTTAGCATCGCATACTATGTGCATTGTTCATATGATGCATCTCTATCGGTATATCGATGTCGTCGCGATGAGAAGTGCGTCTCATGGTTCGTTGGAGAATTGGAAAATTTAGCATATATTGTTAAATGTGCTTTATCTAGTAATGTACCCATGAAGCAGCTAACAAATGAACAGTGCGAGGCATTTATCAATGCAGCGCATTGCCACATTTGTGAAAAGCCATTTGAGGGAAACGATATACGG AAATCGCTAATGCATTTGAGGGTAATGTCGACGTATTACCTATAA
- the LOC143218891 gene encoding uncharacterized protein LOC143218891, which translates to MVMFIERGIRGGLSQCSGRYANNKYMQSYDPSKPSSYLMYFDVNNLYGWAMCQPLPYAEFQWVNNIESFDISLIAADSPIGCILEVDLEYPQSLHNAHADLPFCPTRAKPPGKREAKLLATLHDKQRYVIHYYNLQQCTRHVTMAPRIHRIKYPV; encoded by the exons ATGGTGATGTTTATCGAACGTGGTATACGCGGCGGTTTGAGCCAATGTTCCGGTAGATATGCCAATAACAAGTACATGCAGTCGTACGATCCATCGAAACCATCATCATACTTGATGTATTTTGATGTAAACAATTTGTATGGATGGGCAATGTGTCAGCCTTTGCCATATGCCGAATTTCAATGGGTTAACAACATTGAAAGTTTTGATATATCTTTGATTGCTGCTGATTCACCCATAGGCTGCATTCTCGAGGTGGATCTAGAATATCCGCAAAGTCTGCATAATGCTCACGCTGACCTACCATTCTGTCCAACACGTGCTAAACCACCTGGCAAAAGAGAGGCCAAGTTGCTTGCAACGTTac atgATAAGCAGCGTTACGTGATACACTATTATAACCTGCAGCAGTGCACGCGCCACG TCACCATGGCTCCGCGAATACATAGAATTAAGTACCCTGTTTAG
- the LOC143218941 gene encoding uncharacterized protein LOC143218941, whose product MNNAVFGKTMENVRNHVDVKLVTHWDGRYGTEAMIAKPTFHSRCVFSENLAAVELRKVMVKFNKPIYVGMCILDISKTCLYEFHHEYMVPQYGKTCKVMYTDTDSLIYPIMCEDIYETMRRHINRFDTSDYPIENKYNIPLVNKKVPGLMKDENNGMIMTDFVGLRAKMYTLRVDAKSDTKKAKGVKTSVVRTTITFDDYMRCLQDEIAMSCTQTCIRSKLHKVYTISERKIALSPHDDKRYIIPNSTETLPWGHYQIPSQL is encoded by the coding sequence atgaacaacgcggtattcggtaaaactatggaaaaTGTTCGGAATCATGTAGACGTAAAACTCGTGACACATTGGGATGGGCGATATGGTACAGAGGCAATGATCGCGAAACCAACTTTCCACAGCCGCTGTGTATTTTCCGAAAACTTGGCTGCTGTGGAGTTGCGCAAAGTCATGGTGAAATTCAACAAACCAATCTATGTGGGTATGTGCATATTAGATATATCCAAAACCTGCTTGTACGAATTTCATCATGAGTATATGGTTCCTCAATATGGTAAAACTTGTAAGGTAATGTACACAGACACCGACAGCTTAATTTATCCTATTATGTGTGAGGACATTTATGAAACCATGAGGCGCCATATTAACCGTTTCGACACAAGCGATTATCCGATAGAGAATAAGTATAATATCCCacttgtaaataaaaaggttccCGGCTTGATGAAAGACGAGAACAATGGGATGATAATGACAGACTTTGTTGGGCTAAGAGCAAAAATGTATACATTGCGTGTTGATGCAAAATCTGATAcaaaaaaagcaaaaggtgtaaagaCTAGCGTTGTAAGGACAACGATAACGTTTGATGATTACATGCGATGTTTGCAAGATGAAATTGCTATGAGTTGTACACAGACATGTATACGATCGAAATTGCACAAAGTGTATACTATATCAGAGCGCAAAATTGCTCTCAGTCCACATGATGACAAACGGTATATCATACCCAACTCAACAGAAACATTGCCGTGGGGCCATTATCAAATTCCTTCGCagctataa